TGGTCGTTATGAGGACATCTATTTCTATGGCGTAGACTCTGCATAAGACCGCTCGTGTTGGTGAGTTTGGTGCATCATGGGGAGGGTCTGGTTTGTGACTTGTGAGACTTGAAAGTTAAGAGCTACTACTACCTGCTTGTGTGTTCTAATAATGTAATTTTCTGGGTGTTTGGTTTGTATGAATAAGAGCATAAATGcgatttcaaataatatatgtatgtgaataaataaaaagatgttTGCAATAATTCATAGCAGTATTTTTCTCCCCTAAACTGAAACATTTTACTTACTGTCTTTGTCATGATATCTCATACCTGTTTTTGTCTAGAGCAGTATTCAAACTGTATTAATCTCATACTTCCCTTAGGTTTTGAGAAACTACTTCAAACATATGTCTTGGTCATTATATTGATAAATGTTTTTGTGTAGAGCAATACTCAAACTGTATTAGTCTCTGAGAAACTTTATGATATTGATAACTGTTTTTGTGTAGACAAGTATTCAAGCGGTACTATTAACATGCTTCCCTtaagttttgaaaaaattcaagcTACTATCATTGTcatgatttagttttttttttttatgagcaATATCCAAGCTATATTTTTCTCATAATTCCCTTacgttttgagaaaatttaagcTACTGTCTCTGTACCTTTTCCTGCTCCTATGATGTTTTGTTGTTCTTGGTTTATGATCTGTTTCCTGATTGAATTAGCTAGATTGGTTGCTTTAGTTTGTTTCTGATTGCTATTTTTACCACATGCCAATTAATCTGATGTTCCAACAATACCATAATCGAATGatatgtcattgtagcattttaggatcgagTCCATAAAGAACTAATGATCTATAACACTAAGAATACACAAACTTTCATAATCTAAGGAAACAAGAAGATGGATGATTGTAACAACctaatatcctagaaatataaacaaggtgatctcaaatcTAATCAAGAAACAAGCGCAAGAatgaaactttcaatcaaatgCTAAGGATAAATCCATGGGTAAGGATAATTGATATAATGTGATCAAGGTTCAATCTAGGATGTTCAAACAAAGCAATCAACATGTCTATAGGTCTAGAACACTAATAAAGATCATCATTTCCCAAGGTAGAGATCCCTATGCAATCATGAGTTAAACATTCTTTCCCATTGGTTCAAATCTTTCAAGCATGCATTATGTTCAAGTCTACTAACCATCTAGAGATACTaaatcaaatccctttggtTATTCAAACTAGAGCAATATTAAGTTCATGCAACCATTTTAACAAACACTTTTCAGGCATAAAATAGCTAAATATCAAGATGAGGATGATCAAGTCAAATCAAGCATTAAGAACACCTAACAAGCATAGAACAATGCTACTCAAGCAAGAAACGTCCTAAATATCCACCTAATCACCCTAATCCACCTAACCCATGAGTCACAAGgtgactactcactaatctccatgagaaaCCTTAAACTCATGTAAGGATCAAGGCTAATCATGTTAATGAGTAAGAAAACCCAAATATaagatgaaatacttccttaaattatcaaaaaagttcaagcttttacaagattagacaaagtcttgagagaaaatgagataaaGTCTAATAATTAAGTCTAACAAGTATTTATATAAACCTAAAAAACTAGTTGGGTCAACCCAAAAAACCTGGTTGACCCATAAAAGGTTGGGTCTTTTCGTCTGTAGCGACCTGCTCTTGTCGCTATGGTCTGGTCGCTACAACACTTAAAAATATTCTAGCTTCTTAGAACTCGTACCAACGTACACATGTTGCTAGGGAGACTCGCAAATCGTCCTAGCGACTTCTCCATGTCACTACACCGGGATCGCTATGATAATTGGTTGTTTTTAGTCTCGTTCATGGTCTTCTCGTAGCGACCACTCCTGGTCGCTACGCACATCGCTAGGAGGACTCGCATGATGTCCTAGCGACTTGATGAAGTCGCTCAGTGTTGATATGCCTTCAGTAGATAGATTATAACTTCTTCCTTACggctccaaatgacttgaaaccattTCCATTGGAAAGCTAATTCAATTTTTCATGTTGTTCCAAAAGATGAGTTTCAAAAAATATCTTTAAGATCTTCATATATGTTTCTCTTTCACCCTTTTGACTCAAAACCCCTCAAATGTCTTCAAACTCACCAACAAATATCTCCAACATCTGATATAGACATATACAATGCAATGAAGCCTAAATATGCCTAAATAGTGATATATATGATCAATATGTACACAAAATGATGGTTAAAATCATGCAAATTCATAAGATATCAGTTTCTAAAGATTGACTCTCAATCTGCTAGCTTTTGGCTCTGATTCGTTGTCCATTCGGTTTTGTCTCCGAGAGTTTTTGTGCAAACTCGTCGGCTTAAAATGTTCAAGTTGTGTATTATCTCTGCTTATGACCCTCAAATTCCTCCTTTGTATggtttgtttctgttttaatgaaaattcagTGGAAAAAGGTTTTTGTCATGATACTGATAACTGTTTTGTGTGGGGTAACATTCAAGTTGTATTCTTTCATGCAAGTTGTATTGACCAGAATATGTTGGTGTCAGAGTTGATCGATCAACAAACCAAGGAGTGGAACAGAGAAGCGGTACAGCGGCTTCTCCCCCATGAAGCGGAGAAGATTCTTAGCATCAAACCGGGAAAGGGTTGCGCGCCAGACAAGATTATATGGACCCTCACCAAAAGTGGAATCTATACTACAAAAACAGGGTATCATGCTGCGGAAACTCAAGCGACAGAGATGCAAACCCCGACTGGAGGGCAGAACCTATTCGACTGGAACAACACGGTTTGGAAAGCAGCATGTTCCCCCAAAATTCAGGTTTTTCTGTGGAAAGTCCTACAAGGAGCCCTTCCTCTTGGTGAAAACCTAGAGAAAAGAGGAATGAGAGAAAACATAGCTTGTGTCCACTGCGGCGACAAAGAAACTGCGCATCACCTGTTTGTGTCTTGCTCCTTCGCGAGAAAACTCTGGGAACTTGCCCCCATCAGCACACATGCAATCCCCTCCACCAATACTAGTTTTGCAGACTGCCTAACCTCTTCAAAGAAGCTCATATGCCTGCCACCCTCGGGTATTGTGGAAGCAAACCTTTTCACTTGGATAAGCTGGGCGTTATGGACAACTAGGAATAAGAAGATTTTTGAGAACAGAACAATCTCCCCAGAGAAAACGTTGTCAATAGCTATTTCAGAAGCAAGAGAATGGCAAGGAGCACAAATTACTGAGAAAGGGCGAGATAAAGATAGCACTATGGCCACTACAGGATGTCTGCGACAACAACAAGTTGAATCCAGCATAAAGGTTTTCACCGATGCTGCCTGGAATGTCTCACACCGCGGTGCAG
The sequence above is drawn from the Brassica napus cultivar Da-Ae chromosome A8, Da-Ae, whole genome shotgun sequence genome and encodes:
- the LOC106358691 gene encoding uncharacterized protein LOC106358691, which translates into the protein MLVSELIDQQTKEWNREAVQRLLPHEAEKILSIKPGKGCAPDKIIWTLTKSGIYTTKTGYHAAETQATEMQTPTGGQNLFDWNNTVWKAACSPKIQVFLWKVLQGALPLGENLEKRGMRENIACVHCGDKETAHHLFVSCSFARKLWELAPISTHAIPSTNTSFADCLTSSKKLICLPPSGIVEANLFTWISWALWTTRNKKIFENRTISPEKTLSIAISEAREWQGAQITEKGRDKDSTMATTGCLRQQQVESSIKVFTDAAWNVSHRGAGLGWVFSDTQRTAFAHGTRFEEFVGSPIMAEALAIRQALVEARNMGINDLQVNSDSQVLIRVINKKELIKELVGILQDIYELACCFSSICFIYISRKDNSTADSLAKQALCASISR